One stretch of Brevibacillus laterosporus DNA includes these proteins:
- a CDS encoding HAMP domain-containing protein, translated as MNRKSISFKIFLVTLILLLVSASTIYLTLYFYLPIFYEKYKTNSLEVESNRLVEKAKNLYLDDATILFDKFEQNFNAYPSLTDNTGKIVFPLINYRILSKAQRLDENLDLDNEPEILTIEESTAQVGVALTAQVGVASTSQAGIITMNNLPKTYKISVPIVFKDETLTLNIHATLQPIDEASQVLLLLIPYIGVVIFIISISGAYIYSKIFSKPLITINHVAKKMANLDFTAKINLDSTDEIGQLSRSLNEMSANLQRTMQELQTANEALKSDMEKKQEAEAKRRELFATISHELKSPITAVKGQLEGMLHNIGVYKEREKYLKRSYQIMETMESLVRQILQISKLEQLGFTSKYERVNISTLVCTTINNLGFFATEKNIQVINEVQEELFINTDKQLLEKVIGNVIHNAIVYSNHFEQVHIHLKDNGNGTLKFEVLNTGAYIQEEHIKQIFEPFYRVEKSRNRNTGGSGLGLYIVKTVCEALSIDYSMRNTKEGVLFSAQIN; from the coding sequence ATAAACAGAAAAAGTATATCTTTTAAAATTTTTCTTGTAACCCTGATTCTTCTATTAGTTTCCGCCAGTACTATTTATCTAACCCTCTACTTCTATCTCCCTATTTTTTATGAAAAATACAAAACAAACAGCTTAGAAGTAGAGAGTAATAGATTAGTAGAGAAAGCAAAAAATCTTTATTTGGATGATGCTACAATACTTTTCGATAAATTTGAACAAAATTTCAATGCTTATCCATCACTAACTGACAATACAGGCAAAATCGTTTTTCCTTTAATCAATTATCGCATTTTATCAAAAGCTCAAAGGTTAGATGAAAATTTAGATTTAGATAATGAACCTGAAATTTTAACTATAGAAGAATCAACTGCTCAAGTTGGAGTTGCTTTAACTGCTCAAGTTGGAGTTGCTTCAACTTCTCAAGCTGGAATTATTACTATGAATAACTTGCCAAAGACCTATAAGATTTCTGTACCAATTGTGTTTAAAGATGAAACATTAACTCTAAACATACATGCAACGTTGCAGCCAATTGACGAGGCTTCTCAAGTATTATTATTGCTTATTCCTTATATTGGAGTAGTGATTTTTATTATTTCGATTAGTGGAGCCTATATTTATTCTAAGATTTTTTCTAAACCATTAATTACTATTAATCATGTAGCTAAGAAAATGGCTAATTTGGACTTTACAGCTAAAATAAATCTTGATTCAACAGATGAGATAGGTCAGCTGTCCAGAAGTTTAAATGAAATGTCAGCAAACTTACAAAGAACGATGCAAGAGCTACAAACAGCCAATGAAGCATTGAAAAGTGACATGGAGAAAAAACAGGAAGCAGAAGCAAAACGCAGAGAGTTATTTGCAACAATTTCACATGAGTTGAAATCACCTATTACAGCTGTAAAAGGGCAATTAGAAGGGATGCTTCATAATATAGGTGTATACAAAGAACGGGAAAAGTACTTAAAACGGTCTTATCAAATCATGGAAACGATGGAATCACTCGTTCGTCAAATTCTTCAAATATCAAAACTTGAACAACTTGGTTTTACTTCCAAATATGAAAGGGTCAATATATCTACTTTGGTTTGTACTACGATAAATAATCTTGGTTTTTTCGCTACTGAAAAAAATATTCAAGTGATTAACGAAGTACAGGAAGAACTTTTTATCAACACAGATAAACAACTATTAGAAAAAGTAATAGGGAATGTTATTCACAATGCCATTGTATATTCCAATCATTTCGAACAGGTTCACATTCACTTAAAAGATAATGGTAATGGAACGTTGAAATTTGAAGTTTTAAATACTGGAGCATATATACAGGAAGAACATATCAAACAAATATTTGAACCATTCTATCGAGTGGAAAAATCTAGAAATAGGAATACGGGAGGCAGTGGTTTAGGATTATATATTGTTAAAACAGTGTGTGAAGCCTTATCTATTGATTATTCGATGAGAAATACAAAAGAGGGTGTTCTATTTAGTGCTCAAATTAATTAG
- the ssb gene encoding single-stranded DNA-binding protein: MLNRVILIGNLTKDPELRYTPNGVAVTTFTLAINRPYSGAGGEKETDFINIVAWRQLADLCANYLRKGRKAAVEGRLQTRSYDNKEGKRVYVTEVVADNVQFLSSREAGEGNTGYDPGPSYGGGTRPASKGNNDSFNDPFADSGKPINISDDDLPF, from the coding sequence ATGCTAAATCGTGTTATTCTAATTGGAAACTTAACAAAGGACCCTGAGTTGCGTTATACGCCCAATGGTGTTGCGGTAACGACTTTTACCTTGGCGATAAATCGTCCTTATTCTGGAGCCGGTGGCGAAAAGGAAACGGACTTTATCAATATTGTGGCATGGCGTCAATTGGCTGATCTGTGTGCCAACTATCTTCGCAAAGGTAGAAAAGCAGCAGTAGAAGGTCGTTTGCAGACCAGAAGCTATGATAATAAAGAAGGTAAAAGAGTTTACGTGACAGAAGTTGTTGCAGATAACGTGCAATTCCTGAGCTCACGTGAAGCGGGTGAAGGAAACACCGGCTATGACCCTGGTCCAAGCTATGGTGGTGGTACGCGTCCGGCTTCCAAAGGTAATAACGATTCATTTAATGACCCCTTCGCCGATTCTGGAAAGCCGATTAACATCTCAGATGATGATCTGCCTTTCTAG
- a CDS encoding DUF2232 domain-containing protein: MPNRTKQLAESALLLGIAGVFLFLSLATFLSGVFSILLPIPFIILAMRRTGKQMVMISVAFAVLGLIISSIVGIIFALSSVMLGWAMGYTYRKTDRAFPGIFAGSIVKALSYVFLVYVSSKLLGIDIVQQFNQGKELVLNSQQLLDVRPPELTVEEWKKMIQDMFQMVTVLLPFLIMFGSFVSTTIIHWIARLICKRLSIKIPAMPPIREWQLPRSLLFFYVVTLLFMLFNRNTMGQTTSGSLLFNLFYALQFLFFIQGVGFVAFVVDKYKSKWRFPYVFAGVFIFLLLATILTIGGVVLLLATVLGFVGLLDLGIRLRTRLESRK; this comes from the coding sequence TTGCCTAATCGAACCAAACAACTAGCAGAAAGTGCTTTGTTACTAGGAATTGCAGGTGTATTTCTCTTTTTAAGCCTGGCAACTTTTCTATCCGGCGTATTCTCTATCTTGTTACCTATTCCGTTCATTATTTTAGCAATGAGACGAACAGGTAAACAAATGGTTATGATATCAGTAGCATTTGCTGTGCTTGGACTGATCATTAGCTCGATTGTAGGTATTATTTTTGCACTATCTTCCGTAATGTTGGGCTGGGCGATGGGCTATACCTACAGGAAGACAGATCGGGCATTTCCAGGTATTTTTGCAGGTTCCATTGTTAAAGCGCTATCTTATGTGTTTTTGGTTTATGTATCATCAAAGCTTTTGGGTATTGATATTGTTCAACAGTTTAATCAAGGTAAAGAATTAGTATTAAATAGTCAGCAACTTTTAGATGTAAGACCTCCAGAACTTACCGTAGAAGAATGGAAAAAAATGATACAGGATATGTTTCAGATGGTGACCGTCCTGTTGCCGTTTCTCATTATGTTTGGTAGCTTTGTATCTACCACGATTATTCATTGGATTGCACGACTGATCTGTAAAAGATTGTCCATCAAAATTCCAGCTATGCCACCTATACGAGAATGGCAATTACCGAGATCACTTCTGTTTTTTTATGTGGTAACGTTGCTGTTCATGCTTTTCAATAGAAATACAATGGGTCAAACAACGAGTGGTTCTTTGTTATTTAACTTATTTTATGCTCTACAATTCCTCTTTTTTATTCAGGGAGTAGGGTTTGTAGCATTCGTTGTTGATAAATATAAGAGCAAATGGCGTTTTCCATATGTCTTTGCTGGAGTATTTATTTTTCTCCTCCTAGCTACTATACTTACTATAGGCGGGGTAGTATTATTGTTGGCTACCGTATTAGGATTCGTGGGATTGCTTGATTTGGGCATACGATTACGTACTAGACTTGAGAGTAGAAAGTGA
- a CDS encoding DNA-binding response regulator yields the protein MSYRILVIEDDIDIQEVIKEFLLAHGFLVETASDGLEGVALFNKQEFDLVVLDIMMPNLDGYQTSKIIRSTSNVPIIMLTALEEELDQVKGFESGIDDYITKPFSFDILIKRVEAILRRSRNKEHNHIYTFQELKIDCDTYRAFVNEEEVILTTKEFEIIQTLLEAKGKVISREAMLDKLWGYDYYGDSRILDTHMKNIRKKLNLPYLKTVKGIGYKIGT from the coding sequence ATGTCTTATCGAATCCTGGTCATTGAAGATGACATAGATATTCAGGAAGTAATAAAAGAATTTTTATTAGCACATGGTTTTTTGGTTGAAACTGCTTCAGATGGGTTAGAAGGAGTGGCACTCTTTAACAAACAAGAGTTTGATCTCGTTGTATTAGATATTATGATGCCAAATTTAGATGGCTATCAAACTTCTAAAATAATAAGAAGTACATCGAACGTACCTATTATTATGTTAACTGCTTTAGAAGAAGAACTAGACCAAGTTAAAGGCTTTGAATCAGGAATTGATGATTATATTACGAAGCCATTTTCATTTGATATTTTAATTAAAAGAGTAGAAGCGATACTAAGAAGAAGCAGAAACAAAGAGCATAATCATATTTATACATTTCAAGAGTTAAAAATTGATTGTGATACGTATAGAGCCTTTGTAAATGAAGAGGAAGTAATCCTAACTACTAAAGAATTTGAAATTATTCAAACATTATTAGAAGCTAAAGGCAAAGTCATTTCGAGAGAAGCCATGTTGGATAAACTTTGGGGATATGACTACTACGGAGATTCTAGAATATTAGATACTCATATGAAAAACATAAGAAAAAAGCTTAATCTACCCTATCTTAAAACAGTAAAGGGGATTGGTTATAAAATTGGCACATAA
- the rpsR gene encoding 30S ribosomal protein S18 has protein sequence MARKGRPNKRRKVCYFTVNKIKKIDYKDIDLLKKFISERGKILPRRVTGTSAKYQRRLTIAIKRSRQVALLPYSAE, from the coding sequence ATGGCACGTAAAGGACGTCCTAATAAACGCCGTAAAGTTTGCTACTTTACTGTTAACAAGATTAAAAAGATCGATTATAAAGACATTGATCTTCTGAAGAAGTTCATCAGCGAGCGTGGTAAAATTTTACCTCGTCGTGTAACTGGTACTTCTGCTAAATACCAACGTAGATTGACAATCGCTATTAAGCGCTCTCGTCAAGTAGCGTTGCTGCCATATTCGGCTGAATAG
- the ychF gene encoding redox-regulated ATPase YchF: MGMSCGIVGLPNVGKSTLFNAITQAGAESANYPFCTIDPNVGIVEVPDPRLNKLTEIVVPNKVVPTAFEFVDIAGLVKGASKGEGLGNQFLAHIREVDAIAQVVRCFEDENIVHVAGKVDPVSDIETINLELVFADLDSVTRRIDRMGRKAKSGDKEAKVELDVLEKLKAAFEEGQAARGVELTEDELKIIRDLHLLTIKPMLYVCNVAENGIHTADENPHVQAVRKHAETEGAEVVIISAKVESEIAELEGEDKEMFLEELGLQESGLDRLIRAAYSLLGLITYFTAGVQEVRAWTIRQETKAPQAAGVIHTDFERGFIRAEVVAYNDLVEAGSVNASREKGQYRLEGKEYVVKDGDVIHFRFNV; the protein is encoded by the coding sequence ATGGGAATGTCTTGTGGGATTGTAGGTCTTCCGAATGTTGGTAAATCTACCTTGTTTAATGCGATTACACAAGCGGGAGCAGAATCCGCTAACTATCCTTTCTGTACGATTGATCCTAACGTTGGTATCGTTGAAGTACCCGATCCACGTCTAAACAAATTAACAGAGATCGTTGTTCCAAATAAAGTCGTACCTACTGCTTTTGAGTTCGTAGACATTGCTGGTTTGGTTAAAGGAGCGAGCAAAGGGGAAGGATTGGGAAACCAATTTTTAGCCCACATTCGTGAAGTAGATGCGATTGCACAGGTGGTACGTTGTTTTGAAGATGAGAACATCGTACACGTAGCAGGTAAAGTAGATCCAGTGAGCGATATCGAAACCATTAACTTGGAATTGGTATTTGCTGATTTAGATTCCGTTACTCGTCGCATTGATCGTATGGGACGTAAAGCAAAATCAGGTGATAAAGAGGCAAAAGTAGAGCTTGATGTATTGGAAAAATTAAAAGCCGCTTTTGAAGAAGGTCAAGCAGCACGTGGTGTTGAGCTAACGGAAGATGAGCTAAAAATTATTCGTGACCTGCACCTTTTGACAATTAAACCGATGCTTTATGTTTGTAATGTAGCTGAAAATGGTATTCATACTGCTGATGAAAATCCACATGTACAAGCAGTTCGCAAGCATGCGGAAACGGAAGGCGCTGAAGTAGTTATTATCAGTGCGAAAGTAGAATCTGAGATTGCTGAATTGGAAGGCGAAGATAAGGAAATGTTCCTAGAAGAACTAGGTTTGCAAGAATCAGGTCTTGACCGTTTGATTCGTGCTGCGTATTCCTTGCTTGGTCTGATTACGTATTTTACAGCTGGGGTTCAAGAGGTACGTGCATGGACGATTCGTCAAGAAACCAAGGCTCCTCAAGCTGCTGGCGTTATTCATACAGATTTTGAGCGTGGATTTATTCGTGCTGAAGTAGTAGCTTATAATGATCTAGTCGAAGCAGGAAGCGTGAATGCTTCTCGTGAAAAAGGACAGTACCGTTTGGAAGGTAAAGAATACGTGGTAAAAGATGGCGACGTTATTCACTTCCGTTTTAACGTGTAA
- a CDS encoding 30S ribosomal protein S6: MRQYEVMYVLRPDLEEEKVKANVARYSEVVTNNGGEVTKLQEMGKRRLAYEIQKFKDGFYVLMNFKANAEVVTETERLMKINDDVIRFLFVREDQ, encoded by the coding sequence ATGCGTCAATATGAAGTAATGTATGTATTGCGTCCAGACCTTGAAGAAGAGAAAGTGAAAGCGAACGTAGCTCGTTATAGCGAAGTCGTGACTAACAATGGTGGAGAAGTCACCAAACTTCAAGAAATGGGTAAGCGTCGTCTTGCTTATGAAATCCAAAAGTTCAAGGATGGTTTCTACGTTTTGATGAACTTTAAAGCTAACGCTGAAGTTGTTACTGAAACTGAGCGTTTGATGAAAATTAACGACGACGTTATTCGTTTCCTTTTCGTAAGAGAAGACCAGTAA
- a CDS encoding DNA-binding response regulator, translated as MQTIVIVEDEGSISRVLQVYLEKAGYQVELAFDGEEAITIFDRVTPSLVLLDVMLPGQSGWKVLEYIRSKSSCPVIMLTALGQLDQKITGLNQGADDYITKPFIGEEVVARVNAVMRRTLLVMGDYQARIFGSLKVDYQAHSVMLHGIELTFTPRILSLFLFLAQHPNQTFTREQLIEHVWGMDYEGSDRAVDLAVKRIRRTLQNWPTDEGEIRTLRGLGYQFCVNEK; from the coding sequence ATGCAAACAATAGTAATCGTAGAAGACGAAGGGTCGATTTCTCGGGTTTTACAAGTCTATTTGGAAAAAGCGGGATATCAGGTGGAGCTTGCCTTTGACGGTGAAGAAGCCATTACTATATTCGATCGTGTGACACCTTCTCTGGTCTTATTGGACGTCATGCTACCAGGGCAGAGCGGTTGGAAGGTACTAGAGTATATACGTAGCAAAAGTAGTTGTCCCGTCATCATGTTAACAGCGTTAGGACAACTGGACCAGAAGATAACTGGGTTAAATCAGGGTGCTGATGATTACATTACCAAGCCTTTCATTGGTGAGGAAGTTGTGGCACGTGTCAATGCTGTCATGCGACGCACTTTGCTGGTCATGGGTGACTATCAGGCACGGATTTTTGGTAGTTTAAAAGTAGATTACCAGGCTCATTCTGTTATGTTACACGGCATTGAACTTACTTTCACACCACGTATTCTGTCCCTTTTTTTATTTCTCGCACAGCATCCCAATCAGACCTTTACAAGGGAGCAGTTAATCGAACACGTTTGGGGTATGGATTATGAGGGCAGTGATCGTGCTGTTGATCTAGCGGTGAAACGGATCAGGAGAACCTTACAAAACTGGCCAACCGATGAAGGAGAGATTCGTACACTACGGGGATTGGGGTATCAGTTCTGTGTCAATGAAAAATAA
- a CDS encoding transposase translates to MAIKGQKFRSYPESLKLEAVRLHLNEKWTHKQIAEHLGINDKDRVKVWMRKAGGI, encoded by the coding sequence ATGGCAATCAAAGGACAGAAGTTTAGAAGTTATCCAGAATCACTTAAATTGGAAGCAGTACGATTGCATCTAAATGAAAAGTGGACTCACAAACAGATAGCTGAACACTTGGGAATTAACGATAAAGATCGTGTTAAAGTTTGGATGAGAAAAGCGGGGGGAATTTAG